One genomic segment of Streptomyces sp. RerS4 includes these proteins:
- a CDS encoding DNA-3-methyladenine glycosylase I yields MSDLGLVPGPDGGPRCAWAVATEDYIAYHDTEWGRPVHGDDALYERLCLEAFQSGLSWLTILRRREGFRKAFADFRIAAVAEFGPADVERLLGDEGIIRNRAKIEATLANAEVLAGWQPGELDALIWSHAPAEAGRAPKRLADVPAVTAESTALAKALKKAGIRFVGPTTAYALMQACGLVNDHLAGCVSRASRASREG; encoded by the coding sequence ATGAGCGACCTCGGCCTGGTCCCCGGACCGGACGGCGGGCCGCGCTGCGCGTGGGCCGTGGCCACCGAGGACTACATCGCCTACCACGACACCGAGTGGGGCCGGCCCGTCCACGGGGACGACGCGCTGTACGAGCGGCTGTGCCTGGAGGCGTTCCAGTCCGGGCTGTCCTGGCTGACGATCCTGCGCCGCCGCGAGGGCTTCCGCAAAGCCTTCGCGGACTTCAGGATCGCGGCGGTCGCGGAATTCGGGCCGGCGGACGTCGAGCGGCTCCTCGGGGACGAGGGGATCATCCGCAACCGGGCCAAGATCGAGGCCACCCTCGCCAACGCCGAGGTGCTGGCCGGCTGGCAGCCGGGGGAGCTGGACGCGCTGATCTGGTCCCACGCCCCGGCCGAGGCGGGCCGGGCCCCGAAGCGCCTGGCCGACGTACCGGCCGTCACCGCGGAGTCCACGGCCCTGGCCAAGGCCCTGAAGAAGGCCGGCATCCGTTTCGTGGGACCGACCACCGCCTACGCGCTGATGCAGGCCTGCGGCCTGGTCAACGACCACCTCGCGGGCTGCGTCTCGCGTGCCTCCCGCGCCTCCCGCGAGGGGTAG
- a CDS encoding enoyl-CoA hydratase-related protein: protein MADSVLYEVTDGLATITINRPDAMNAMNTEAKVALRDAVEAAAGDTAVRAVLLTAAGDRAFCVGQDLKEHIGNLAADRENGSSLTMSTVADHYNPIVRALTEMPKPVVAGVNGVAAGAGFGFALAADFRVVADTASFNTSFAGVALTADSGVSWTLPRLIGASRAADLLFFPRSVNAREAYELGIVNRLVPSDSLRAEAEKVARTLAAGPTVAYAALKESLAYGTAHSLSEALEREDVLQARAGASEDHAIAVQAFLAKQPPRYLGR, encoded by the coding sequence ATGGCCGACAGCGTGCTCTACGAAGTCACCGACGGACTCGCCACCATCACGATCAACCGGCCCGACGCGATGAACGCCATGAACACCGAGGCCAAGGTCGCGCTCCGCGACGCGGTCGAGGCGGCGGCCGGTGACACGGCGGTACGGGCGGTCCTGCTCACCGCCGCCGGCGACCGCGCGTTCTGCGTGGGCCAGGACCTCAAGGAGCACATCGGCAACCTCGCGGCCGACCGCGAGAACGGCTCCTCCCTCACCATGAGCACCGTCGCCGACCACTACAACCCGATCGTCCGGGCCCTCACCGAGATGCCCAAGCCCGTGGTGGCGGGCGTGAACGGGGTCGCGGCCGGGGCCGGCTTCGGCTTCGCGCTGGCGGCGGACTTCCGGGTCGTCGCCGACACCGCGTCCTTCAACACCTCGTTCGCCGGGGTCGCGCTCACCGCCGACTCGGGGGTCTCCTGGACCCTCCCCCGCCTGATCGGCGCCTCCCGGGCCGCCGACCTGCTGTTCTTCCCGCGCTCGGTGAATGCGCGGGAGGCGTACGAGCTGGGCATCGTGAACCGCCTGGTGCCCTCGGACTCCCTGCGCGCGGAGGCCGAGAAGGTCGCCCGTACCCTCGCCGCCGGTCCGACGGTGGCCTACGCCGCACTCAAGGAGTCCCTGGCCTACGGGACCGCGCACTCCCTCTCCGAGGCCCTGGAGCGCGAGGACGTCCTCCAGGCCCGCGCCGGCGCCTCCGAGGACCACGCCATCGCCGTCCAGGCCTTCCTGGCGAAGCAGCCGCCGCGCTACCTGGGCCGCTGA
- a CDS encoding DUF3117 domain-containing protein: MAAMKPRTGDGPLEVTKEGRGIVMRVPLEGGGRLVVELTPDEADALGDALKKVVG; encoded by the coding sequence ATGGCGGCCATGAAGCCGCGGACGGGCGACGGCCCGCTCGAGGTCACCAAGGAGGGGCGGGGCATCGTCATGCGCGTACCGCTCGAGGGCGGCGGTCGGCTTGTCGTCGAGCTGACTCCGGACGAGGCGGACGCCCTGGGTGACGCCCTCAAGAAGGTCGTCGGCTGA
- a CDS encoding class I SAM-dependent methyltransferase: MRQLWGQERVISGNRQTSWAFADAFVAEDDALRWARDRSREAGLRSVSPGTGAALRLLAATADAKAVAEIGTGTGVSGIHLLHGMRPDGVLTTVDPEADRQAFARQAFRAAGFAGNRARFIPGRALDVLPRLADGGYDLVFCDGDPSESLDYLAESLRLLRPGGLVCFEGVFADGRTVDSAAQPVEVIRVRELLRSVRESPALEAALLPVGDGLLCAVRR, from the coding sequence TTGCGCCAACTATGGGGACAGGAGAGGGTCATTAGCGGCAACCGGCAGACGAGCTGGGCGTTCGCCGACGCGTTTGTCGCCGAGGACGACGCTCTGCGATGGGCCCGCGACCGGTCCAGGGAAGCGGGGCTGCGCTCCGTGTCCCCCGGCACCGGGGCCGCGCTGCGACTGCTCGCCGCCACGGCCGACGCCAAGGCGGTCGCCGAGATCGGCACCGGCACCGGGGTCTCCGGCATCCACCTGCTGCACGGCATGCGCCCGGACGGCGTGCTGACCACGGTGGATCCCGAGGCCGACCGGCAGGCCTTCGCCCGCCAGGCGTTCCGCGCCGCCGGCTTCGCCGGCAACCGGGCCCGCTTCATCCCCGGCCGCGCGCTGGACGTCCTGCCCCGGCTCGCCGACGGTGGCTACGACCTCGTCTTCTGCGACGGGGACCCGTCCGAGTCCCTCGACTACCTCGCCGAATCGTTGCGGCTGTTGCGTCCGGGCGGGCTGGTGTGCTTCGAGGGCGTCTTCGCCGACGGTCGCACCGTCGACTCGGCGGCCCAGCCGGTGGAGGTGATCCGGGTCCGCGAGCTGCTGCGCAGCGTCCGCGAGAGCCCGGCGCTGGAGGCGGCCCTGCTCCCGGTGGGCGACGGCCTGCTCTGCGCGGTCCGCCGGTAG
- the sigE gene encoding RNA polymerase sigma factor SigE yields the protein MVGAPLDTTRADRGGAAAPVDRGGVLRRLFWSAGEPKSVTDIADRFHTATTATTATFAADAGSQAWTPPTWEEIVSTHSARVYRLAYRLTGNQHDAEDLTQEVFVRVFRSLSTYTPGTFEGWLHRITTNLFLDMVRRKQRIRFDALADDAAERLPSREPSPQQVLHDTHFDADVQQALDTLAPEFRAAVVLCDIEGLSYEEIAATLGVKLGTVRSRIHRGRSHLRKALKHRSPAARAEQRALAGVAVGAPGAGGEGGAE from the coding sequence ATGGTAGGGGCTCCACTGGACACCACCAGAGCCGATAGGGGAGGTGCGGCTGCGCCTGTGGATCGTGGAGGCGTTCTGAGGCGTCTCTTCTGGTCGGCGGGTGAGCCGAAATCCGTGACCGACATCGCTGACCGTTTCCACACCGCGACCACCGCAACCACCGCGACCTTTGCCGCCGATGCGGGCTCCCAGGCGTGGACTCCTCCCACGTGGGAGGAGATCGTCAGCACGCACAGCGCGCGCGTCTACCGTCTCGCCTACCGCCTGACGGGCAATCAGCACGACGCCGAGGACCTGACGCAGGAGGTCTTCGTCCGCGTCTTCCGGTCGCTGTCCACCTACACCCCGGGCACCTTCGAGGGCTGGCTCCACCGCATCACGACCAACCTCTTCCTGGACATGGTGCGCCGCAAGCAGCGCATCCGCTTCGACGCCCTCGCCGACGACGCCGCCGAGCGGCTGCCGAGCCGCGAGCCGTCCCCCCAGCAGGTCCTGCACGACACCCACTTCGACGCCGACGTGCAGCAGGCGCTGGACACCCTCGCGCCCGAGTTCCGGGCCGCCGTGGTGCTCTGCGACATCGAGGGGCTGTCCTACGAGGAGATCGCCGCCACCCTCGGCGTGAAGCTCGGCACCGTCCGCAGCCGCATCCACCGTGGCCGGTCGCACCTGCGCAAGGCGCTCAAGCACCGGTCTCCCGCCGCCCGCGCCGAGCAGCGCGCCCTCGCGGGCGTGGCGGTGGGCGCCCCGGGCGCCGGGGGAGAGGGCGGAGCCGAGTGA
- a CDS encoding trypsin-like peptidase domain-containing protein, producing the protein MSDSQQTEPSPSWWSRPQPPTPPPPSPEPAAHVPTDRPPAGEGPTGEGRVGAAGPGAPDTFAVLDVAPGPGPRYDPWADTPLQPADPGKARRAPGLGRALAFATVVALLAGGVGGYLGILAERAGNTRLELPQAAAEHKNRAPDSVAGIAATALPGVVTLHVRGGGGGGTGTGFVLDDQGHILTNNHVVAGAKDITVTFSTGESVVAELVGRDSGYDLAVVKVSGVRGLRPLALGNSENVQVGDPVVAIGAPFDLSNTVTAGIISATGRPITAGGDKGDGSDISYVDALQTDAPINPGNSGGPLLDSRAHVIGINSAIRGADKGEDGDGGRQSGSIGLGFAIPVNQGKRVAEELIRTGHATHPVIGVTLDMQYTGDGARVGAKGEDGKPSVVAGGPGARAGIRPDDVITKVDGVRVHGGDELIIKIRAHRPGDRLTLTVLREGRERTLDVVLGSADGS; encoded by the coding sequence ATGTCCGACAGTCAGCAGACCGAACCGTCTCCGTCGTGGTGGAGCCGGCCCCAGCCCCCGACGCCCCCGCCCCCGTCGCCCGAGCCCGCGGCGCACGTCCCGACCGACCGCCCGCCGGCCGGCGAGGGCCCGACCGGCGAGGGCCGGGTCGGGGCGGCGGGCCCTGGCGCTCCCGACACCTTCGCGGTGCTCGATGTCGCGCCGGGTCCCGGTCCGCGTTACGACCCCTGGGCCGATACCCCGCTCCAGCCGGCCGACCCCGGCAAGGCCCGCCGGGCCCCCGGCCTCGGGCGGGCGCTGGCCTTCGCGACCGTCGTCGCCCTCCTCGCGGGCGGAGTCGGCGGTTACCTGGGCATCCTCGCCGAGCGCGCCGGCAACACCCGCCTGGAGCTCCCCCAGGCCGCCGCCGAGCACAAGAACCGGGCCCCCGACAGCGTGGCCGGCATCGCCGCCACCGCCCTGCCCGGCGTGGTCACCCTGCACGTGCGCGGCGGCGGGGGCGGCGGCACCGGGACCGGGTTCGTCCTCGACGACCAGGGCCACATCCTGACCAACAACCACGTCGTCGCCGGCGCCAAGGACATAACGGTCACCTTCAGCACCGGTGAGAGCGTCGTCGCCGAGCTGGTCGGCCGCGACAGCGGCTACGACCTGGCCGTCGTGAAGGTCTCCGGCGTGCGCGGCCTGCGCCCCCTGGCGCTCGGGAACTCGGAGAACGTCCAGGTCGGCGACCCGGTGGTGGCCATCGGCGCCCCCTTCGACCTGTCCAACACCGTCACCGCCGGCATCATCAGCGCCACCGGACGCCCCATCACCGCGGGCGGCGACAAGGGCGACGGCAGCGACATCAGCTACGTCGACGCCCTCCAGACGGACGCCCCCATCAACCCGGGCAACTCCGGCGGCCCCCTCCTGGACTCCCGCGCCCACGTCATCGGCATCAACAGCGCGATCCGCGGCGCCGACAAGGGCGAGGACGGCGACGGCGGGCGCCAGAGCGGCAGCATCGGCCTCGGCTTCGCCATCCCGGTCAACCAGGGCAAGCGCGTCGCCGAGGAGCTGATCCGCACCGGTCACGCCACCCACCCGGTCATCGGAGTCACCCTCGACATGCAGTACACGGGCGACGGAGCCCGGGTCGGCGCCAAGGGCGAGGACGGCAAGCCTTCCGTGGTCGCGGGCGGCCCCGGAGCCCGCGCCGGAATCCGGCCCGACGACGTGATCACGAAGGTGGACGGGGTCCGCGTCCACGGCGGGGACGAGCTGATCATCAAGATCAGGGCCCATCGCCCCGGTGATCGCCTCACCCTGACCGTGCTCCGCGAGGGCAGGGAGCGCACGCTGGACGTGGTACTCGGTTCGGCGGACGGATCATGA
- a CDS encoding sec-independent translocase: MFNDIGALELVTIVVLAILIFGPDKLPKVIQDISGVIRKIRSFSDSAKQDIRSELGPEFKDFEFEDLNPKNFIRKQLTENEDLKEIRTSFDLRKELNDVTDAVNSKEAAPAPAAATPAVAGGPDLLKKPAAPAPEARTPFDADAT, encoded by the coding sequence GTGTTCAACGACATAGGCGCACTCGAACTGGTCACGATCGTGGTGCTCGCCATCCTCATCTTCGGTCCGGACAAGCTGCCGAAGGTGATCCAGGACATCAGCGGCGTGATCCGCAAGATCCGCTCGTTCTCCGACAGCGCCAAGCAGGACATCCGCTCCGAACTGGGCCCGGAGTTCAAGGACTTCGAGTTCGAGGACCTCAACCCGAAGAACTTCATCCGCAAGCAGCTCACGGAGAACGAGGACCTCAAGGAGATCCGCACGAGCTTCGACCTCCGCAAGGAGCTGAACGACGTCACGGACGCCGTCAACAGCAAGGAGGCCGCGCCGGCCCCGGCCGCCGCCACGCCCGCCGTCGCGGGCGGTCCCGACCTGCTGAAGAAGCCCGCCGCCCCGGCCCCCGAGGCCCGTACCCCCTTCGACGCCGACGCCACCTGA
- a CDS encoding P-loop NTPase: MATDTSSAAVPEQDAILDALATVNDPEIHRPITELGMVKSVEIGEGGAVAVTVYLTVSGCPMRETITKNVTEAVEKVPGVTTVTVTLDVMSDEQRKELAATLRGGTAEREVPFAKPGSLTRVYAVASGKGGVGKSSVTVNLAAAMAADGLKVGVVDADIYGHSVPRMLGVDGRPTQVENMIMPPSANGVKVISIGMFTPGNAPVVWRGPMLHRALQQFLADVFWGDLDVLLLDLPPGTGDIAISVAQLVPNAEILVVTTPQQAAAEVAERAGSIAVQTHQKIVGVVENMSGLPCPHCDEMVDVFGSGGGQKVADGLTKTVGASVPVLGTIPIDVRLREGGDDGKPVVLSDPDSPAGAALRAIAGKLGGRARGLSGMSLGITPRNKF, from the coding sequence ATGGCTACCGACACAAGCTCCGCCGCCGTGCCCGAGCAGGACGCGATCCTGGACGCGCTGGCGACGGTGAACGACCCCGAGATCCACCGGCCGATCACCGAACTCGGCATGGTCAAATCGGTGGAGATCGGCGAGGGCGGCGCCGTCGCCGTCACGGTCTACCTCACCGTGTCGGGCTGCCCCATGCGCGAGACCATCACCAAGAACGTCACCGAGGCCGTCGAGAAGGTCCCGGGCGTCACCACCGTCACCGTCACCCTCGACGTGATGAGCGACGAGCAGCGCAAGGAGCTGGCGGCCACCCTGCGCGGCGGCACCGCCGAGCGCGAGGTGCCGTTCGCCAAGCCGGGCTCCCTGACGCGCGTCTACGCGGTCGCGTCCGGCAAGGGCGGCGTCGGCAAGTCCTCGGTCACGGTCAACCTGGCCGCCGCCATGGCCGCCGACGGGCTGAAGGTCGGCGTCGTGGACGCGGACATCTACGGCCACAGCGTGCCGCGCATGCTCGGCGTCGACGGCCGCCCGACCCAGGTCGAGAACATGATCATGCCGCCGTCCGCCAACGGTGTGAAGGTCATCTCGATCGGCATGTTCACCCCGGGCAACGCCCCCGTGGTCTGGCGCGGCCCGATGCTGCACCGGGCGCTCCAGCAGTTCCTCGCGGACGTGTTCTGGGGTGACCTGGACGTGCTGCTGCTGGACCTGCCGCCGGGCACCGGTGACATCGCGATCTCGGTCGCCCAGCTCGTGCCGAACGCGGAGATCCTCGTCGTGACCACCCCGCAGCAGGCGGCGGCCGAGGTCGCGGAGCGGGCCGGCTCGATCGCCGTGCAGACCCACCAGAAGATCGTCGGCGTCGTCGAGAACATGTCGGGCCTGCCGTGCCCGCACTGCGACGAGATGGTCGACGTCTTCGGCTCCGGCGGTGGCCAGAAGGTCGCCGACGGGCTGACGAAGACGGTCGGCGCGAGCGTGCCGGTCCTCGGCACCATCCCGATCGACGTGCGGCTGCGCGAGGGCGGCGACGACGGCAAGCCGGTCGTGCTGTCCGACCCCGACTCCCCTGCGGGCGCCGCGCTGCGCGCGATCGCGGGCAAGCTGGGCGGCCGCGCCCGCGGCCTGTCGGGCATGTCCCTGGGCATCACCCCGCGCAACAAGTTCTGA
- a CDS encoding DUF1003 domain-containing protein, producing the protein MSRTRVRLDVPRPSRRRLLPEYDPEAFGRLSERVARFLGTGRFIVWMTLVIVVWVLWNIFAPDHLRWDRYPFIFLTLMLSLQASYAAPLILLAQNRQDDRDRVTHEQDRKQNERSIADTEYLTREIAALRMGLGEVATRDWIRSEFQDLIKEMDERRLFPSESDEGDR; encoded by the coding sequence CTGTCGCGCACGCGCGTACGGCTGGACGTACCGCGCCCGTCGCGCCGCAGACTGCTGCCGGAGTACGACCCGGAGGCCTTCGGCCGGCTGTCGGAGCGGGTCGCCCGCTTCCTCGGCACGGGCCGGTTCATCGTCTGGATGACCCTGGTCATCGTGGTGTGGGTGTTGTGGAACATCTTCGCCCCCGACCACCTGCGCTGGGACCGGTACCCCTTCATCTTCCTGACGCTGATGCTGTCCCTGCAGGCGTCCTACGCCGCCCCGCTGATCCTGCTCGCGCAGAACCGGCAGGACGACCGCGACCGCGTCACGCACGAGCAGGACCGCAAGCAGAACGAGCGGTCCATCGCGGACACCGAATACCTGACGCGGGAGATCGCCGCCCTGCGGATGGGTCTCGGCGAGGTCGCGACGCGCGACTGGATCCGGTCGGAGTTCCAGGACCTGATCAAGGAGATGGACGAGCGGCGGCTATTCCCGTCGGAGAGTGACGAAGGCGACCGCTAG
- a CDS encoding CBS domain-containing protein, whose protein sequence is MAAGAPRIFVSHLSGVPVFDPNGDQVGRVRDLVAMLRVGGRPPRLLGLVVEVVSRRRIFLPMTRVTGVESGQVITTGVVNMRRFEQRPTERLILGELLDRRVTLVATGEEVTVLDVAIQQLPARRDWEIDRIFVRKGKGGALRRRGETLTVEWSAVTGFSLEEHGQGAESLVATFEQMRPADLANVLHHLTPKRRAEVANALDDDRLADVLEELPEDDQVEILGKLKEERAADVLEAMDPDDAADLLSELPEDDQERLLTLMRPDDAADVRRLLSYEERTAGGLMTTEPIVLRPDATVADALARVRQSDLSPALAAQVYVCRPPDETPTGKYLGTVHFQRLLRDPPFTLVSSIVDTDLPPLRPDASLPVVTSYLAAYNMVAVPVVDESGSLLGAVTVDDVLDHLLPDDWRETDFHSEEAVRGH, encoded by the coding sequence ATGGCTGCAGGCGCCCCGCGGATCTTCGTCTCGCATCTGTCGGGTGTGCCCGTCTTCGACCCCAACGGCGACCAGGTCGGCCGCGTCCGCGACCTCGTCGCGATGCTGCGCGTCGGCGGGCGCCCGCCCCGGCTGCTCGGGCTGGTCGTCGAGGTCGTGAGCCGGCGCCGGATCTTCCTGCCCATGACCCGGGTGACCGGGGTGGAGTCCGGGCAGGTCATCACCACCGGTGTGGTCAACATGCGGCGCTTCGAACAGCGCCCCACCGAGCGACTGATCCTCGGTGAACTCCTCGACCGCCGCGTCACCCTCGTCGCCACCGGCGAGGAGGTCACCGTCCTCGACGTCGCCATCCAGCAGCTGCCGGCCCGCCGCGACTGGGAGATCGACCGGATCTTCGTCCGCAAGGGCAAGGGCGGCGCCCTGCGCCGTCGGGGCGAGACGCTGACCGTCGAGTGGTCGGCGGTCACCGGTTTCTCGCTGGAGGAGCACGGGCAGGGCGCCGAGAGCCTGGTCGCCACCTTCGAGCAGATGCGCCCGGCCGACCTCGCGAACGTCCTGCACCACCTGACGCCGAAGCGGCGCGCCGAGGTGGCCAACGCCCTCGACGACGACCGGCTCGCGGACGTCCTGGAGGAGCTGCCCGAGGACGACCAGGTGGAGATCCTCGGCAAGCTGAAGGAGGAGCGCGCGGCCGACGTCCTGGAGGCCATGGACCCGGACGACGCCGCCGACCTGCTCTCCGAGCTGCCGGAGGACGACCAGGAGCGGCTGCTGACCCTGATGCGGCCCGACGACGCGGCCGACGTTCGGCGCCTGCTGTCCTACGAGGAGCGCACGGCGGGCGGCCTGATGACCACCGAGCCGATCGTGCTGCGGCCCGACGCGACGGTCGCCGACGCGCTGGCCCGCGTACGCCAGTCGGACCTGTCGCCGGCGCTGGCCGCGCAGGTCTACGTGTGCCGGCCGCCGGACGAGACGCCGACCGGCAAGTACCTGGGCACGGTCCACTTCCAGCGGCTGCTGCGGGACCCGCCGTTCACCCTCGTCAGCTCGATCGTGGACACGGACCTGCCGCCGCTGCGCCCGGACGCCTCGCTGCCCGTGGTGACCAGCTACCTGGCCGCGTACAACATGGTCGCGGTGCCCGTCGTCGACGAGAGCGGCTCGCTGCTGGGCGCCGTCACCGTCGACGACGTACTGGACCACCTCCTGCCGGACGACTGGCGCGAGACGGACTTCCACTCCGAGGAGGCCGTACGTGGGCACTGA
- a CDS encoding magnesium and cobalt transport protein CorA, with product MSMLPYLRAAVRPALRRSTPVLPGYDTTRDPSASSAVVDCAVYRDGRRVEGTACLSPREAMRRVREAGGFAWIGLHEPTEAEFAGIAAEFGLHPLAVEDAVHAHQRPKLERYDDTLFTVFKTIHYVEHAELTATSEVVETGEVMCFTGPDFVITVRHGGQGSLKGLRHRLQGDPELLSRGPSAVLHSLADHVVDGYIAVAAAVQDDIDEVESDVFAAPAKGAVRGGDAGRIYQLKREVMEFKRAVSPLLRPMELLSERPMRLVDPDIQKYFRDVADHLARVHEQVIGFDELLNSILQANLAQATVAQNEDMRKITSWAAIIAVPTMICGVYGMNFEHMPELHWKYGYPMVMASIVGICFTIHRALRRHGWL from the coding sequence ATGTCGATGCTGCCCTACCTCCGTGCCGCCGTCCGTCCCGCCCTGCGCCGGTCCACCCCCGTCCTGCCCGGCTACGACACCACCCGCGACCCCTCCGCCAGCAGCGCGGTCGTCGACTGCGCCGTCTACCGCGACGGCCGACGCGTGGAGGGGACCGCCTGCCTGTCGCCGCGCGAGGCGATGCGGCGCGTGCGCGAGGCGGGCGGCTTCGCCTGGATCGGGCTGCACGAGCCGACCGAGGCCGAGTTCGCGGGGATCGCCGCCGAGTTCGGGCTGCACCCGCTCGCCGTCGAGGACGCGGTGCACGCGCACCAGCGGCCCAAGCTGGAACGTTACGACGACACCCTCTTCACGGTCTTCAAGACCATCCACTACGTCGAGCACGCCGAACTCACCGCGACCAGCGAGGTCGTGGAGACCGGCGAGGTGATGTGCTTCACCGGCCCCGACTTCGTCATCACCGTCCGGCACGGCGGGCAGGGTTCCCTCAAGGGCCTGCGCCACCGCCTCCAGGGCGACCCCGAGCTGCTCTCGCGCGGCCCCTCGGCCGTACTGCACTCCCTCGCCGACCACGTCGTGGACGGCTACATCGCGGTCGCCGCGGCCGTGCAGGACGACATCGACGAGGTGGAGAGCGACGTCTTCGCCGCCCCCGCCAAGGGCGCCGTCCGGGGCGGAGACGCGGGCCGCATCTACCAGCTCAAGCGCGAGGTCATGGAGTTCAAGCGGGCGGTGTCCCCGCTGCTGCGGCCGATGGAGCTGCTGAGCGAGCGGCCCATGCGGCTGGTCGACCCGGACATCCAGAAGTACTTCCGCGACGTGGCCGACCACCTCGCCCGGGTGCACGAGCAGGTCATCGGCTTCGACGAACTGCTGAACTCGATCCTCCAGGCCAACCTCGCGCAGGCGACCGTCGCCCAGAACGAGGACATGCGCAAGATCACCTCCTGGGCGGCCATCATCGCCGTGCCCACGATGATCTGCGGGGTGTACGGGATGAACTTCGAGCACATGCCGGAGCTCCACTGGAAGTACGGCTACCCGATGGTGATGGCCTCCATCGTCGGGATCTGTTTCACCATCCACCGCGCCCTGCGACGCCACGGCTGGCTGTAG
- a CDS encoding suppressor of fused domain protein, with translation MAEILALVEARLREAFGEPDARAAVTFLGTDRIEVLRFASDDLVRYATLGMSAHPMTDPTDPVADPVRGPRAELVLTVRAGLAPTDKLLRPLAVLAASPVVEGLIVAPGASLDVGEPLWDGAPFSSVLVAEPGGLVEDLLLDEPMDPVRFLPLLPMTANEAAWKRVHGAAALQERWLARGTDLRDPLRTAVALD, from the coding sequence ATGGCAGAAATTCTGGCCCTCGTCGAGGCTCGACTGCGTGAAGCGTTCGGTGAACCCGACGCCCGCGCCGCCGTCACCTTCCTGGGCACCGACCGCATCGAGGTCCTCCGCTTCGCCTCCGACGACCTCGTCCGGTACGCGACGCTCGGCATGTCCGCGCACCCGATGACCGACCCCACCGACCCGGTCGCCGACCCCGTACGCGGACCCCGCGCCGAGCTGGTCCTGACCGTACGGGCCGGCCTCGCGCCCACCGACAAACTGCTGCGCCCCCTCGCGGTGCTGGCGGCCTCCCCGGTGGTCGAGGGGCTGATCGTGGCGCCCGGTGCCTCGCTGGACGTGGGCGAACCGCTCTGGGACGGGGCGCCGTTCAGCTCGGTCCTCGTCGCCGAGCCGGGCGGCCTCGTCGAGGACCTGCTCCTGGACGAGCCGATGGACCCCGTCCGCTTCCTGCCGCTGTTGCCGATGACGGCGAACGAGGCCGCCTGGAAGCGCGTCCACGGCGCCGCGGCCCTCCAGGAGCGCTGGCTCGCGCGCGGCACCGATCTGCGGGACCCTCTGCGTACGGCCGTCGCACTGGACTGA
- a CDS encoding DUF6758 family protein has translation MRGEPSCPKCGGRVRAPGLFADSWQCAVHGPVHPLQPVIPPSVEALGVVVNRAQVPVWMPWPLPVGWLFTGIAAAGDDRSGGRATAVACSGPGPLGGIGELLLIAEELGVGLGSRFAGIDAPDPGPYIDVSAPPHAKVVAAGRPTPLWHVSGAPDDRAVFAGEARGLWLWAVVWPEQSGLLMYDELVLTDLRDAGSEVELLPCGALSPRILSPDGKV, from the coding sequence ATGAGGGGCGAACCGAGTTGCCCGAAGTGCGGTGGCCGGGTCCGAGCGCCCGGCCTGTTCGCCGACTCCTGGCAGTGCGCGGTGCACGGACCGGTCCATCCGCTACAGCCTGTCATCCCGCCCAGCGTCGAGGCCCTGGGCGTGGTGGTGAACCGTGCGCAGGTGCCGGTGTGGATGCCGTGGCCGCTGCCCGTGGGCTGGCTGTTCACCGGGATCGCGGCCGCCGGTGACGACCGCAGCGGAGGTCGGGCCACGGCCGTCGCCTGCTCGGGGCCGGGGCCGCTCGGCGGCATCGGCGAGCTGCTGCTGATCGCGGAGGAACTGGGCGTCGGGCTGGGCTCCCGCTTCGCCGGCATCGACGCGCCCGACCCGGGCCCGTACATCGACGTCTCGGCGCCGCCCCACGCGAAGGTCGTCGCGGCGGGCCGGCCGACGCCGCTGTGGCACGTCTCCGGGGCGCCGGACGACCGGGCCGTGTTCGCCGGCGAGGCGCGGGGGCTGTGGCTGTGGGCCGTGGTGTGGCCCGAGCAGTCGGGGCTCCTCATGTACGACGAACTGGTCCTGACCGACCTGCGCGACGCGGGCTCCGAGGTGGAGCTCCTGCCCTGCGGCGCCCTGAGCCCGCGCATCCTGAGCCCGGACGGCAAGGTGTGA